Sequence from the Opisthocomus hoazin isolate bOpiHoa1 chromosome 7, bOpiHoa1.hap1, whole genome shotgun sequence genome:
AGGAGGAGTTTGCAGTTCATGGCGACTCCGCTTTGGAGGTATCTTACAGGACGAGTGGAGCCCAGATGTTTGTCGTAAACAGCTTTCAAAACTCACAGTTGAGATCAGCGTCAAATTTCCAGACACGTGATCAACCCTGGAGCCAAGTTTAGGGTGGCTTTTGTGTTTACAGAAGGTCTGTGAGCTGAAGTTTGTGAGCGAAATGGAAGTTCTCCATAACAAATATTTGACGGGATGCAGAGTTTATTGTACTTACAGGACTTTGAGCTTTGAAAAAAGGTTACTGTATTTTTGTTGATGTCGTATTCGAGGCATATTCAGCGCTTTCGTGCTCACTGGATTTGGAATAGTTGTTGGTTTTTCTGTTATTATGCTAACATTAAACTAGCATGGCAAAAAGCAAGCATTTTAAAGCTGGAGGGGAACCATTTCTACGGATGATAAATGAAACATCGTGTGTTGCCGAGCGTTCTGGCTTGACCAACTGCAGCGAGCTCTGTGCTGGCATCAGGGCAGCCCTCTCACTGAAGGTCTCGCTGGATGCCTGAGTCACACGCGAAGTTTTTGCTCAGTGACTTTATCAGCAAAAATCCAGCTTCTCTTTTTACAAGCTCAGAATTTACTTTGTGCCGATATTGTCCAGTGTCTGTTTAGAAGTCGTGTTTTCAGCCCACGGTGAGATCCCTGACATCATTTGGAGAGACCATGCAGAGAAGGGCACAGGCAGAGTCAGTATGGCTGCTGTTGAAGTGGGTGTCAGAGTCACGGAGGCTCTCCCCCTTTTTCCATAGCATACCCTAGGCCTTACCCCGTGCAAAGTCTTTGCCAACGTCAGATCTCTTGCGGCGTGGTGCTAGGCATGGCCCTGTCTGCGCAAACTAGCTGTAACCATGCGTTATGCCCTCTTAAAACCCCGCTCCGGGCTCCCAAACTAACAACTGTCTACCCTTGGTCCAGGCTGGGACTCCctcggacggacagacggacgcacGCGCGTACCCACTCGCACGATGCGTGTCACTGCTGAGATACTCTGCGGTGCGCGCAGCGTCTCGGTGGAGCGTTCTGCGTCGAGGTCCAGCAGCTCTCTGACGTCGTCATCCTCTGTGTACACACAGAAACGTTTCTCAGAGGAGCTGAGATTATTTTTGCACACTTCAGTTGTCCTCTCCAGTTGTCATCTGAGGAAGCTGAGCGTTCCTGTCCCTAAACTGGCGGGTGTTTGGGTCTGCGCTGCGTGTGCAATAGCTAAGCTGTAAACAAGAGGCCTTGCTCCATTGTTTCTGATGGGACCTTGTCCAAGGCAAAACAGAGATTGCCTTCAGCAATTTGCAGCTTGCCCGGGCAGACAATACATTGCCTTTTGCCCGTGGGCAGCATGAAGCATGCCCCTTTTGCCCGTGGGCAGCACGAAGCATGCCTCTGCAGCAGACCAGGGAAGCAGCTGAGACCCGACACGAAGTCAAAGTAGCGTTGCACATGCTCTGGGCTGAGAGGATGGGTCAGTCCCTGGGCAGGTGGGATGTTTGTGTGTGAAAACTTACTGAAAGAAGGAATTTGGATTGCCAGGCTCTCTTTCCTCCATACACCAACACCTTCAGTCTACTGGATTTGAATGAGAAGGGCGAGGATCACCCCTCTAATTCAAATAGCTTAAGGGTCAGGTGTGCAATTAACTATTAGCTACTGAAAACAATATGATGGAAAGCAGTGTGTGAAGCATTGTCAGGTGCAAAAAATGAGCTTGCAGTCAGTGAGTGTGGATGAATGCCATTCGATGGGAAGTCCAGCCTGGGTACGGCAATGCTGTTAGCAGGCTTCTTCCCAAGAATGcttgtaaatatatttttggGGAAGAAAGGCACAAGATAAAAGAAGGCTTAAAGCAATCCATAACAAAACAGCACGAAATAAAGTCGCAAGTAAAACACAGTGTGACAATAGTTTGAGAGAGTCTGTTGCACAATCAGCAGGAAGGTCTGGGTATCGCCGAATCCAAACTCTTGTCAGAACAGAGCGCGAAACGCTCTTCACGTTGGTCACCGAGATAGCGTGACGCGTGGCTGTACCGCCCAGCGTTCCCTCTTCTGGCCCACATCAGTCTGCTGCCGCAAAGAGAACGCGCGTGGTTGTGCAGCTTGCAGTGGATCCAGAAAGCAGAAGGTAGCACTTCCCTGTTCTTCCTGACATTTAATCACAGGGGCTGTCCAAAATATTCCAAATATTCCAAATTATAATGGAATATTGGAATATTCCAATTAATAATAACTGGAAATATTCCAATTATTAAGGGATTTTGTGCTCAATTGCTTACAAACTGTGCTGTTGCACAGGCTTTTCGTGAAGCAATGTCCTGAGGATTTATGCGGGTTTAGTCAGGATGAGGTCAGAAAAAATAAACGGCGATAGCTTGCAATTTATGAGCTGCTGGGCAGCTCCCATCAGTCACAGGCGAAAAGGTTAGGTGGAAAGAGAGCCTCGACAGCAAACGTAACGTGAAAGAAATGGTTTAGTGGTTTGTAGGTTCAAGGTTAGTCCTCCTGCAATCCCGAAACGTAGCCTGCAATGAACCGCCAGCACAGAGCGTCGAGTCAGGCGCgactctgtcctgcaggaggacagccccaAAGCTTTGGCAGGCCTCCCCAGCCAAACACGAGGTGTGCTCGAGGCACCTGCAAGCTGGTGAGAATACTAGAGTACGAAAACAGTAGTGCACGTCCGCCCAGCCgttacaacattttttttttttacataagcaTTTGTGTGGGAGGGGAACACGAGATGTGAAATGGACCTGGCAGCCCGCTGAAGCGATAGGTCTGACCCACGTTAACTTATAGATCTTAATTCCTTCTGATGGTTAACCGACAGAAGCAAGAGAAAACGGCGGGACAAAGGAAGCCATGGGGCTGCCCGTTCCCTTCGGGCGTTCGGAGCGCTGCGGAAAGCACCGTTGCGCTGCCCTGTACACTCACACGGACTGCGATTCAGTCATGCGTGGGAAATCACATGTTACCgggaaggtcacagaatcacagaatggtcgggattggaagggacctctggggtcacccagcccaactgcctgcccaagcagggtcacccagagcaggctgcacagcaccgcgtccaggcggggcttgaagatctccagagaaggagactccacagcctccctgggcagcctgggccagggctccatcaccctcagagggaagaagttcttccttgtgttcagctggagcttcctcggcttcagtttgtgcccattgccccttgtcctgtcgctgggcaccactgaaaagagtctggccccgtcctcctgacccccaccctgcagatatttagaagcatttctaaggtcccctctcagccttctcttctccaggctgaacaagcccagctccctcagcctctcctcgtaggagagatgctccagtcccctcctcatcctcgtagccctccactggactctccagtagctcctcatctttctggaactggggagcccagaactggacaataAAACTTTGTAGAGAGAACTGGTTAGAGGGAAAAGAATCTGTTTACGGACTCAGTGACTCGTCATATTTCTGATGAATTTCAGCGTGAACATTGGCTTAGTACAAGCTGAGATCTTGGGGAGCCTGGTGTtgcgggatcacagaatcacagaatcacagaacagtaggggttggaagggacctctgtgggtcatctagtccaaccctcccgccaaagcagggtcacctacagcaggctgtagaggacccaGGGCAGACATGCCAAGGCTGCTCTCCCTCGTGGGTGAGTGACCCCCGTCCGGCCCCTACCCACCCTCCCGGGACCACCGCAGCCTGAagcccccgctcctgccccacATCTCCCACAGGGCCGCCCCACTGGGCCCACCGGCCATGGCAGCTCTCGGCTCCGCCGGCCcaggggcagctggaggcccTGCGAGGGGACACAGGGGCagaggcgggggctgccggggccaggagaggagggggccCAGCTGAGGgcggaggagggaagggagggagggaggaatgtcCCCTTGGAGGGGCGTAGGCCCTGGTGCGGTGGAGGGGGCAGCTGGCAAGGGTGGGCAGCGGAGTCTGTGCCATTGCGGCTGCCTCCAGAGGCACCACGCAAGTGGGGCTGGGgcttttgtggggaaaaacacccaaaaaaaccccaaacaaaaccaaaaaccaaaacacctcccCCCAGTCCAAACCAAActcaccaaaaaacccccaaatttttttcttatttttcttttgtctttctttttcctttcttatttttcttcttttatttttttgtttttttctcttctttttcatcattctgtcttcttttcttcttcatttcttttttctgctttctcttcttctctttttctttgtccttttttttccttctttttccccccttttgccCCAGAGCTCCCGGTTCCCCCGGCGCCCTGCAAAGATGGTTGATGGAGCGAGACCTCAGGCTGGCTTGTCCTGGCACCCTGCTCAGCACCAGCAGACGGGAGCAGGCCACCCCGCCAGCCGCTCCTTTGTTTCCACCCAGCACTTGTCCCCGTTCAGGAGAGTTAAGCCCAGCCTGCTCAGAGTAAGTCAGATGTTTCCAGCCCTCAAGGCTGCGCTTATAATCTGTTGAAAATATCAGGAGCCAAAGTAAAGGAATCCCATGTTTATTGAAAATAAAGGACCGCACAAAGTGAACGCCTACATTAGTACTAAAAGCAGCTGAATTAATCACCTTGTTATCAGGAGGCTCAGTGCTCTCCGTCTGACCTTTGATTTCTCAatgacttctttattttttggtgttgtgtttGAATGGACGAGACCTACCCTAAACCTCACCGTCGAGGAATTCGAACATCCGAGGGCAAGAAATGTTCGTTTCTCACCGGCCTCCTTCTGCGTGTGGTGCCCGATGTCACAGGGGCCAACATCCAGCCTGCTTCCGTCCCCGGGTCGTCAGCCAGCGCCCAGAGCCGTCACTGCAGGTGCCCGTTGGCGACGCGGAGCAGCTTGGAAGAGCCCGGTCGCGTTTCTTCACCCGCGTTTGGTCGGCTCGTCAGCGAACCGAGGACTTTCAGGGTTATTTAATCGCCTCCTGCATTTCTTAGGGGCATTTTGGAGGCAGTGTCCAAAGGAGGGCCTGGAGGAGAACTCGCCAGGCCTGGCCACTGAGTCACCAGTTGCTGTACTGGGGTGGGGAGGCGAGCCAGAGCCCGCAGCTGCCACGGACACCCAGCTGAGCCTTGGTACTGGTTTCCAGTCCCAGTTACCAGTTTCAGGAGAAGTGAAAGGAGAAAACCGCCCGCCCACCCACCCGGCGGGAATCTCTCCCTGCTTAGTGCGGTGTTAATTAAGCAGCTCGAACGCCGCTGGTCAGGTTTAAAAGCTCCGACGCTGTTTCTCGTCGGCGAACAGACGCGTTCGTGTCCGGGTGGGTCCGGGCGGCGGCTGGGCCGAGGCCTGCTCCTCCCCGCGGGGCCCGCAGACCCGCGCTCCGCCGCGGACGCTCCAAGCTGGGCCGGGGGGCGGCTGAACCCGGCCGCGAGGACGTGACTCCGGttcgggggtgggaggctgcggagggcggcggggggcgagatccgtgtgtgtgtcccccccccccccccccccttaggcCTGCCCTGACCGGTAACCGCGGCGCAGGCCTCGGGCGCCGCTGTGGGCAGGGGGCGCGCGCGCGGGGggggaggccccgcccccgccgggtgGGAGGGCGGGCCGAGGCACGCGCTGCCGGGGGAGGTGCTGAGTCACGCCGAGCCAGCAgaagggcggggaggggggggtggccccgcccctcccgcgcgGCGCGTCTCGTGGAGGGGGGCGGGACGGCGCTGGGGCGCTATAAAACGGCGGGCGGGGGGCAACGGGTGGTTAGAGCGCGTCGGCGAGGCGGAGCGGAGCGGGTTCCTGCGTCAACAGTGCTTGGACGGaaccgggcccgccgcccccacCACCGCCAGCTAACCCCCCCCTACTGCCGCCGCACCCACCGACTCAGCCCCGTAAGGCAGCGCCATGGcagcccccccttcccaggtGCGCCAGAACTACCACCAGGACTGCGAAGCCGCCATCAACCGCCAGATCAACCTGGAGCTCTACGCCTCCTACGTGTACCTCAGCATggtgagcgggcgggggggggatcTGCTCATGGGCCCGTCCCGTGTGGGGGTAACGGgaggccggcggggctgggggggcaggcgGGCCCACCCTCTGCGGCCTTTTCCCTCAGAGTGCTCTGGGCTGAGGGAAAGGTGGGCCTACCCGCTAAGGCGTTTCCCCTCAGAGGGGTCTGGGCCCTGCCGGGCTGAGGGAAGcggagtgctgggggggggggagggcaggcgcgCCCACCCGCTGCGGCCTCTCTCTTCAAGAGGGCTCCGGGCCCTGCCGGGCTGAGGGAAAGGCGGGCCTACCCCCTGTGGCCTTTCCCCTCAGAGGGATCCAGGCCCTGCCGGGCTGCGGGAAGGAGGAGTGCTGGAGGGGGGCAGGCGGGCCCACCCGCTGCGGCCTTTCCCCTCAGAGAGGTCCGGGCCCTGCCGGGCTGAGGGAGGGGGTTTCGCCCCTTCTGCGTGAGGCCCTGcgtgggggagggagagggaaggggcgAGAGATGAAGGCTTGCGGGGAGGGGGCGCGGTGGGGGGTGccgggcggtgcctgcgggcgcagccgcgctcctcctcctcctccccccgccgcctccgggCTGTTCTCGGCCCCCCGGGGGTGGGGAGGCCGCTCGGTGCCCGTAGGTGAGGCCTTTATCTCGGCGGTAACCGCTCTCCGGCCGTTGCCCTTGGCGGGCTGGTTATCAGCGTAGCTCAGCGGCTCCCAGGCGGCTGTGCCCTTGGGGCTGGGCAGGATGGCAGGAGTTGACTAACGAAGCGATTGGCAGCTTTCCCACGGGCGTGCTTGTCTGAGGCGAGGTTTTTCGTCCAtagggtgggttgtttttttgagTGAATTGGTAAGAATCCGTGGTTCCCTTGGTGCTGTGCTTACACGTCTCACTTGGCATTGAGACTCCCATTTTAGCTATAGCTGAGATGAGTAACTTTGGTCCAAACAGCGGCTTTGACCTCTGTGCAGCAATCTCGGCGCTTTAGATGTGCGGGTAACTCTAGACTTTCTAGTGGCACTGTAGTATGTTGTGCCCTGTAGGTGTAAAACTTCACAGCTTGCTGCTGTGTTACTACGAAGGTTTGAACCTCAGCTACAAGCTAATTGTAATTGTGTTGGTGGGTGGCAGTGGGACACAAGCAGCAGTGTCTTGCCTTGAACCTCCAAGCTGCGGGTTTAAGAGCAGAGAGTTCTGTAGTAGTTTGTGTGGTAAATAACTGGCAGTTGATACAAAGCTTGCCATTGAATCCTGACTAATGGCTCTGCCCAAAGAACAAACAAGCTGTATGATGGCTTCTAATGGCTGTTGCAGTTTTTTGGGCTTTCAGAAAAGATGATCTTGTATTTGCtgttaaatacatattttagttCAGTTTATCTCTTGTCCTTTAAATGTGATCCTGACTTTCTTCCCAAAAGTAGAAAGTGTACTTAGCCTAATCCCTGATAAGCCTACTGAAGCGTGGGACCTTTATTGCACAAGTACCTTAAAGTTCTTGGCTGTGCTTAACTGCTGTTGCAGGTCAGAACCTTGATTTGTGATCGCTGTAAACAAACTCAGGCAAACAAAGGGAGCAGggaagacttcctccttgaaaaaGGTTTAAGTCTGCTGTGCTTAAGGCATTTGAGTAGTGCTCAGAAGAACAGTTATCTTtggggtgtgggtttttttgtatcttCAGAACTGAACCGTAAATACCATTTATTTGTCCCTTGTGTTCATGGTAGGGATACAGGTTAAAAACTAATCCTAGTCAGGAAAATCTAACTTGCTTCTAAGGGAAGAGTTTTGCTGCGCTGCCTTGCTGTTGTCAGTGCTGCTGCTAGCCTTAGCTTGGACTCCAGCTGTCCTGAAGTAGGGCTGATAGGAGACACATCTGAAGTCACAGCACGGACTTGGCTTTGTGTGGCTGCTGAAGTGAGGCTTGGGTTTTTGAGCATGTGAGTTCTTGTTTTTCAGTCCTACTATTTTGACCGGGATGATGTGGCTCTGAAGAACTTTGCCAAGTACTTCCGGCATCAGTCCCACGAAGAACGTGAGCATGCGGAGAAACTGATGAAACTGCAGAATCAGAGGGGCGGACGCATCTTCTTGCAGGACATCAAGGTGAGGAGTGGAGCTATGGGTTGTACTGCCTAGCACAGAGCTAGACTTGTGGTCTGTCTCCGGCCTGGAAGGGGAGGAGTTTCCCTGTGGTCCTCTCCCAGAAGGAGCAGCAGCTGACAGTAGATAAGCATACAGCATTGCTGTGATCGGTGTGGCACTCAGCCTGAAATCTAGAGATGCATAGTAATTTGATAATTGGTGCTGAATGACTAATAAAAAGTACTTCCTATCTAAGAAGAGTATGTCTAGCCCTTGGTGGCTTACTTTGGGGTGAGGGTAACTACAGTCCAACTGGTTCATCTACCCTAAAGTTAATGGCAAGTGTTCTCTACACTGTATAAGAACTTTTAACTTGCTTGCCATGGGAATAGGAAATCTCAGAGTTTCCAGTTGCATGTTGTGGCTCACTGCAAGATTTCACAGCATTGCTTACTGTCTGCTGTTCTGAGTAATCTAGTCAAAGTGACTTCAAGAAGACAATGTCATAGGGCCAGTTTTAATGCAAGGCAACTTTTCATGGGGAAATCAGCAAAGTGGTGGGTGCTTGAGAATTCCCCTGCTGACTAGTAAGTCTGAGTACTTGTAGCCACCAGTGTCTATATTCAGCAGTTCTGAGCTGAAGACTGGACTTGCCTGTACTGGTGTCTGAACTGCGTCATTTCTGAGATTGTGCCCGTTGCCTGCTTATGCAGGCAAATGTTTAAGTCATTAGGTTATAATGGAAGGGGGAAGATGGTGGCTCTGTCTTGCTGACAAGAGCTCAGAGAACACAACATGAGGGGAACCTGGGGAATGGGGACAGGTCTGGGTCTTGGAGCATGCATACAGTTCTGTtcagtgtgtgctctgtgtgcacCGAGCTTTTGAAGATGCCTAAATGCCTCAACTTGGTCTAAAGAGGCTTTGAGAGTGATCTAAAAGACTTTGCTCCCTGATAGTCTGGAGGTACTTACAGAAAATATGGTTGTGTGCTTTCCCCTGCTAGAAGCCTGACCGTGATGACTGGGAGAATGGACTGACTGCAATGGAGTGTGCTCTGCACCTGGAGAAGAATGTGAACCAGTCACTGTTAGAGCTGCACAAGTTGGCAACTGAAAAGAATGACCCACACGTAAGTGGCTGCTGAAGCTGAGAGTGTAGCTGTGCAATGAGGGGGCCTGTGTGTGTCTAAttgtgtgggtttgggggtgAGTTAAGTGTCGGTGCCATTCCTAAAGGTGGAAAAAAGGGTGAGAACTGATGGTGCAGCCTTTCCAAAGCGAAGGGTGCGGGTGT
This genomic interval carries:
- the FTH1 gene encoding ferritin heavy chain → MAAPPSQVRQNYHQDCEAAINRQINLELYASYVYLSMSYYFDRDDVALKNFAKYFRHQSHEEREHAEKLMKLQNQRGGRIFLQDIKKPDRDDWENGLTAMECALHLEKNVNQSLLELHKLATEKNDPHLCDFIETHYLDEQVKSIKELGDHVTNLRKMGAPKYGMAEYLFDKHTLGDSDNES